One Gadus morhua chromosome 23, gadMor3.0, whole genome shotgun sequence DNA segment encodes these proteins:
- the atp6v1ab gene encoding V-type proton ATPase catalytic subunit A, with protein MDMSKLAKIRDEERESEFGYVHGVSGPVVTATAMAGAAMYELVRVGHSELVGEIIRLEGDMATIQVYEETSGVSVGDPVLRTGKPLSVELGPGIMGSIFDGIQRPLKDINDITQSIYIPRGVNIGALNRDSKWEFTPSKSLRAGSHITGGDIYGVVYENSLIKHKIMLPPRNRGTVTYVAPPGNYDVSDVVMELEFEGVKEKFTMVQVWPVRQVRPVTEKLPANHPLLTGQRVLDALFPCVQGGTTAIPGAFGCGKTVISQSLSKYSNSDVIIYVGCGERGNEMSEVLRDFPELTMEVDGKTESIMKRTALVANTSNMPVAAREASIYTGITLSEYFRDMGYHVSMMADSTSRWAEALREISGRLAEMPADSGYPAYLGARLASFYERAGRVKCLGNPEREGSVSIVGAVSPPGGDFSDPVTSATLGIVQVFWGLDKKLAQRKHFPSVNWLISYSKYTRALDEYYDKHFPEFVPLRTKAKEILQEEEDLAEIVQLVGKASLAETDKITLEVAKLLKDDFLQQNGYTPYDRFCPFYKTVGILSNTISFYDLARHAVETTAQSDNRITWAMIREHMGEILYRLSAMKFKDPVKDGEAKIKAEYGQLLEDMQNSFRTLEE; from the exons ATGGACATGTCCAAGCTGGCGAAGATTcgggatgaggagagggagagcgagttTGGATACGTCCATGGAGTCTCCGGCCCtg TGGTGACGGCCACTGCCATGGCGGGGGCGGCCATGTACGAGCTGGTGCGCGTTGGCCACAGCGAGCTGGTGGGAGAGATCATCAGGCTGGAGGGGGACATGGCCACCATCCAGGTCTACGAAGAGACCT CCGGCGTGTCGGTGGGGGACCCCGTCCTGCGCACAGGGAAGCCTCTCTCTGTCGAACTGGGCCCCGGGATTATGGGCTCCATCTTTGACGGCATCCAGCGGCCCCTGAAGGACATCAACGACATCACCCAGAGCATCTACATCCCCCGCGGAGTCAACATCGGAGCCCTGAACCGGGACTCCAAGTGGGAGTTCACGCCCAGCAAGAGCCTGCGG GCAGGCAGTCACATCACCGGCGGGGACATCTATGGGGTGGTGTATGAGAACTCCCTCATCAAGCACAAGATCATGCTGCCCCCCAGGAACAGAGGCACCGTAACCTACGTGGCCCCCCCTGGGAACTACGACGTCTCT gacgTGGTGATGGAGCTGGAATTTGAGGGCGTGAAGGAGAAGTTCACCATGGTGCAGGTGTGGCCTGTGAGACAGGTCCGGCCCGTCACCGAGAAGCTGCCCGCCAACCACCCCCTACTGACGGGCCAGAGGGTCCTTGACGCCCTCTTCCC GTGCGTGCAGGGTGGAACCACCGCCATCCCCGGAGCCTTCGGCTGTGGTAAAACCGTCATCTCCCAGTCCCTGTCCAAATACTCCAACAGTGACGTCATCATCTACGTGGGCTGCGGGGAGCGCGGGAACGAGATGTCGGAAGTCCTGCGAGACTTCCCAGAG CTTACCATGGAGGTGGACGGGAAGACAGAAAGCATCATGAAGAGAACGGCGTTGGTGGCCAACACCTCCAACATGCCTGTGGCGGCCAGAGAAGCCTCCATTTACACAG GGATCACCCTCTCCGAGTACTTCCGGGACATGGGCTACCACGTGAGCATGATGGCCGACTCTACCTCCCGCTGGGCTGAGGCGCTCAGGGAGATCTCAGGCCGACTGGCCGAGATGCCTGCTG ACAGCGGCTACCCTGCGTATCTTGGCGCTCGGCTTGCCTCCTTCTACGAGCGTGCTGGCAGGGTGAAGTGTCTGGGCAACCCGGAGCGAGAGGGGAGCGTCAGTATTGTCGGAGC tgtgtcgccccctggtggcgacTTCTCAGACCCCGTGACTTCCGCCACACTGGGAATCGTACAG GTGTTCTGGGGTCTGGACAAGAAGCTGGCCCAGAGGAAGCACTTCCCCTCGGTGAACTGGCTGATCAGCTACAGCAAGTACACACGTGCGCTCGACGAGTACTACGACAAGCACTTCCCAGAGTTCGTGCCCCTGCGCACCAAGGCCAAGGAgatcctgcaggaggaggaggacctggcCGAGATCGTGCAGCTTGTCGGGAAG GCGTCCCTGGCCGAGACGGATAAGATCACCCTGGAGGTGGCCAAGCTGCTCAAAGACGACTTCCTGCAGCAGAACGGCTACACTCCATATGACAG GTTCTGCCCCTTCTATAAGACGGTGGGCATCCTGTCCAACACCATCTCATTCTACGACCTGGCGCGCCACGCCGTGGAGACCACAGCCCAGAGCGACAACAGGATCACCTGGGCCATGATCCGAGAGCACATGGGAGAGATCCTGTACCGCCTCAGCGCCATGAagttcaag GACCCCGTGAAGGACGGGGAGGCCAAGATCAAGGCGGAGTACGgccagctgctggaggacatgCAGAACTCCTTCCGCACGCTGGAGGAGTAG
- the naa50 gene encoding N-alpha-acetyltransferase 50 isoform X2 → MKGRIELGDVTPHNIKQLKRLNQVIFPVSYNDKFYKDVLEVGELAKLAYFNDIAVGAVCCRVDHSQNQKRLYIMTLGCLAPYRRLGIGTKMLNHVLNICEKDGTFDNIYLHVQISNESAIDFYQKFGFEIIETKKNYYKRIEPADAHVLQKSLRSPSAAPSGELQKAE, encoded by the exons ATGAAGGG CCGAATTGAGCTCGGGGACGTGACGCCCCACAACATCAAGCAGCTAAAACGCCTCAACCAGGTCATCTTCCCTGTCAGCTACAACGACAAGTTTTACAAAGATGTTTTGGAAGTGGGAGAGCTTGCCAAGCTAG CGTACTTCAATGACATTGCAGTGGGGGCTGTATGCTGCCGAGTGGACCATTCGCAGAACCAGAAGAGACTGTACATCATGACACTCGGCTGTCTAGCACCTTACCGTAGACTAGGAATCG GTACAAAGATGCTGAACCATGTGCTTAACATCTGTGAGAAGGACGGTACCTTTGACAACATATACCT TCATGTGCAGATCAGCAACGAGTCGGCCATTGACTTTTACCAAAAGTTCGGCTTTGAGATCATCGAAACGAAAAAGAATTACTACAAGAGGATAGAGCCGGCTGATGCCCACGTGCTGCAGAAGAGCCTGCGCAGCCCCAGCGCCGCCCCCAGCGGAGAGCTCCAGAAGGCTGAGTGA
- the naa50 gene encoding N-alpha-acetyltransferase 50 isoform X1, with product MKGSRIELGDVTPHNIKQLKRLNQVIFPVSYNDKFYKDVLEVGELAKLAYFNDIAVGAVCCRVDHSQNQKRLYIMTLGCLAPYRRLGIGTKMLNHVLNICEKDGTFDNIYLHVQISNESAIDFYQKFGFEIIETKKNYYKRIEPADAHVLQKSLRSPSAAPSGELQKAE from the exons ATGAAGGG TAGCCGAATTGAGCTCGGGGACGTGACGCCCCACAACATCAAGCAGCTAAAACGCCTCAACCAGGTCATCTTCCCTGTCAGCTACAACGACAAGTTTTACAAAGATGTTTTGGAAGTGGGAGAGCTTGCCAAGCTAG CGTACTTCAATGACATTGCAGTGGGGGCTGTATGCTGCCGAGTGGACCATTCGCAGAACCAGAAGAGACTGTACATCATGACACTCGGCTGTCTAGCACCTTACCGTAGACTAGGAATCG GTACAAAGATGCTGAACCATGTGCTTAACATCTGTGAGAAGGACGGTACCTTTGACAACATATACCT TCATGTGCAGATCAGCAACGAGTCGGCCATTGACTTTTACCAAAAGTTCGGCTTTGAGATCATCGAAACGAAAAAGAATTACTACAAGAGGATAGAGCCGGCTGATGCCCACGTGCTGCAGAAGAGCCTGCGCAGCCCCAGCGCCGCCCCCAGCGGAGAGCTCCAGAAGGCTGAGTGA